The Panicum hallii strain FIL2 chromosome 5, PHallii_v3.1, whole genome shotgun sequence genome contains the following window.
cgaaatataactaccctaagaaatatatctgaaaactattgcaattataaaaactattcaaaatataactacactaagaaatatatctaaaaactattaaaaatactcaaaactatttaaaatagaactaccctctaaaagctattgaaaatactgaaaactattctacgtataactaccctaacaaatattcgtaaaaataattagtaattatacgattataacgagaatatacctccaaaccgacgtgtggacagTGTTTCGCCActttctctcctctcctctcttcctctcctccttttcttttttgttgatttttgatgaatattatgagaattaggggtgggtggggggcttaaatagtggggggTGACATCCCGTCCGTtgaaagggcgggatgcccctcgggagaacctcccgcccgttgggggggcgggatgcccctcgggggaacctcccgccctcCCTACGGGCGGAAGGCCCCTCGGAagaccccccgcccgttggaagggcgggATGGCGTGTAactttcgcgaagaggcccgtGATGGGGGCGTGCGAAAAAATTTTcgaccccccgcccgttggatgggcgggacgTCTCATCCCGCCCGTTGATTGGGCGGAAGGCACCTATTTTTCGAATTGTTCTAGACCGGCACCTTTTTTCgatttttaattttttaaacttttttttaaaaaattccgATTAGGAAGCCCGCGCCACGCGCCGCCCACGGCGAAGCAGAGCAACAGCAGCAGTGCAGCCCGCCATCGGCTGAacagccgccgccgtgccgcgaCCCGGCGCATGAGCGCGAGCAGCGGCAGCGTCCGCGAGCTGACGGCCCTCCTCTCGGCGCTGCGCCGCGCGCGCCACCCCTGCCCCGCTCACGCCGCGCAGCTCCACGCCCGCCTCGTCGTCTCCGCGGGCGCGCGCCCGCACCCGGTCCTCCTCACGCAGCTCGTCTCCCTCTACGCCGCCGCGGGCCGCCTCGCCGACGCGCTCCGCGCCCTCCGCgcgcacctcgccgccgccaaccTCCGCACCTACGTGGTCCTCGTCTCCGCCCTCGCGCGCCCGCACCCAGGCCTCGCGTTCTCGCTCTTCGCGGGCGCATGCCGCGGACTCCGTCCCGGCCCCCACCTCGTCTCCGCCGTCCTCGCCGCCTGCGCCGGCCTCCCGCCCCTCTGCGGCCGCCAGgtccacgcgcgcgccgccaaggCCGTACCTCCTCGCGACGTGTTCGTCTACACCGGGTTGGTCGATGCGTACGCCAAGGCCGGGGACATGGCGGCGTCCAggaaggtgttcgacgaaatgccttGCCCGGGCGCGGCGTCCTGGAACACGCTTCTCGTTGGTTATGCCAGGAACAAGATGTGCCTCGAAGCACTGTCGGTGTTCAGGGAGCTGGCAGGGCAGGGGCGGGAGGTGCCTCTTGATCAGGTGAGCGTGTCAGGTGTGCTCAGCGCTTGCTCCTCGGCAGGCACCGTGGACTTCGGTCGCCAGGTGCATGCGTGCGCTGCCAAGGTGGGTCTGGAGCTGGGTGCGGTCTGTGTCAGCAATGCCCTTCTTGACATGTACGCCAGGTGTGGATGCTCACGGGAAGCTTTGGTCCTGTTCGATGCTATGGATTGCAGGGATGTCATCACTTGGAACGTTGTCATTTGTGCCTGCATTCATGAGAGCCGCTTCAAGGAAGCTTGTATCTTGTTCCAGTCCATGGTCAGGGATGGTGTCTTGCCCGATGATGTGTCCTATGCTACTGCATTGCAGGCATCAGCATGTCTGCTGTCATGGGCTCTTGGAGCAAGCATACATGCCTCTGTAATCAAGACAGGGTTCTTGGACAGCGATGGCGTTGCTAGCTCGCTTATCACCATGTATTCAAAATGTGGCAGCTTGGGCGATGCACTCCAAGCATTTGAGGTAGCAGAAGATCACTTCTGTGTAATGTCATGGACGGCCATGATCACTGCACTGCAGCAGAATGGACATGGACTACAGGCGGTTGATATGTTTGAGAAAATGCTAGAGCATGGCATCCCTCCAGACCACATCACATTTGTTAGTGTTCTCTCTTCCTGTAGCCACAGCGGACTTGTTGAGCAAGGACGCAAGTACTTCAATTTGATGACCCAAGTTCATAAGATCACACCTTCGACTGAGCATTATGCGTGCATGGTTGACATGTTTGGGCGAGCAGGCCTTCTAAGTGAGGCAAAGCAATTCATTGACCAGATGAGAGTTAAGCCAGATGCATCAGTCCTTGGGGCACTACTTTCAGCTTGCATGAATTGCAGGGACCTTGAGATGGGAGAGGAAGTTGCTAAGAAGCTGTTTGTGATTGAACCTGGAAATACCGGGAACTATGTCCTGCTTGCTAATATCTACACATCACATGGAAGATTGGAGAAGGCAAAAGAGGTGCGGAAATGGATGAGGTTCCAGGAGTTAAGGAAGGAGAAGGGATGCAGCTTAGTTAACGATGAGAGCCAAACCTCTATGTTATGAATCTTCAGCAATGAGCTCGCTACATGTTTGACATACATACAGTTAACAGATTCTTGCATACTCAAGGGTTCATGAACATCCCAGCCATTGATTCTGCAATATACGATCCAAACCATATGTgaacaagcaaaatgaagaaCAATTACATTACTAACAATGTGATCAGTATATGTATTCCTCATAGTTGGATTATCAATACTACATGCCGAATTACACAGCAAAAGGAGGAAACAAAGCAGCACAGCATCTGTTGCAACTATTGGATTGTGATTCGATCATATTTGGAGCACATTCTCTTGTCTGTTAGATGAGGGCCTCAGGTTAAGGTTCCAAGTTGTAGCCTTCTTCCACATTGGGTTAGATCTGTTTCAGCTTATTGTTTTTTCTTTCCTGTGGCTACTCAGAGTTGCATATGTGGCAGAAATAAAGGGATATGAAGTGTCACATATTGTGAGTAGATTAACTTTATTTAAGTTTTGTGTCTCCATGTTTCATGTTTTTACTAAAGTGGAATTATACAGTTGTGATTTAGCACCATACAGGAAGTTGGCCATCCTTTGTCAATAGAATTGGAGGCAAACATATGCTACAAGAGCACAAAGACAACATTCGTAAGTTCTCCCACTACCTTTTCCTCTTCGTAACAAGTGCAATTATGATTTA
Protein-coding sequences here:
- the LOC112893972 gene encoding pentatricopeptide repeat-containing protein At3g21470-like isoform X2 gives rise to the protein MSASSGSVRELTALLSALRRARHPCPAHAAQLHARLVVSAGARPHPVLLTQLVSLYAAAGRLADALRALRAHLAAANLRTYVVLVSALARPHPGLAFSLFAGACRGLRPGPHLVSAVLAACAGLPPLCGRQVHARAAKAVPPRDVFVYTGLVDAYAKAGDMAASRKVFDEMPCPGAASWNTLLVGYARNKMCLEALSVFRELAGQGREVPLDQVSVSGVLSACSSAGTVDFGRQVHACAAKGCHHLERCHLCLHS
- the LOC112893972 gene encoding pentatricopeptide repeat-containing protein At3g21470-like isoform X1, whose translation is MSASSGSVRELTALLSALRRARHPCPAHAAQLHARLVVSAGARPHPVLLTQLVSLYAAAGRLADALRALRAHLAAANLRTYVVLVSALARPHPGLAFSLFAGACRGLRPGPHLVSAVLAACAGLPPLCGRQVHARAAKAVPPRDVFVYTGLVDAYAKAGDMAASRKVFDEMPCPGAASWNTLLVGYARNKMCLEALSVFRELAGQGREVPLDQVSVSGVLSACSSAGTVDFGRQVHACAAKVGLELGAGCHHLERCHLCLHS
- the LOC112893972 gene encoding pentatricopeptide repeat-containing protein At1g74600, chloroplastic-like isoform X3; its protein translation is MSASSGSVRELTALLSALRRARHPCPAHAAQLHARLVVSAGARPHPVLLTQLVSLYAAAGRLADALRALRAHLAAANLRTYVVLVSALARPHPGLAFSLFAGACRGLRPGPHLVSAVLAACAGLPPLCGRQVHARAAKAVPPRDVFVYTGLVDAYAKAGDMAASRKVFDEMPCPGAASWNTLLVGYARNKMCLEALSVFRELAGQGREVPLDQGCHHLERCHLCLHS
- the LOC112892723 gene encoding pentatricopeptide repeat-containing protein At2g22070-like, giving the protein MVRDGVLPDDVSYATALQASACLLSWALGASIHASVIKTGFLDSDGVASSLITMYSKCGSLGDALQAFEVAEDHFCVMSWTAMITALQQNGHGLQAVDMFEKMLEHGIPPDHITFVSVLSSCSHSGLVEQGRKYFNLMTQVHKITPSTEHYACMVDMFGRAGLLSEAKQFIDQMRVKPDASVLGALLSACMNCRDLEMGEEVAKKLFVIEPGNTGNYVLLANIYTSHGRLEKAKEVRKWMRFQELRKEKGCSLVNDESQTSML